The stretch of DNA TCTTTAATAATCGTATCAATTTCGAATTGATGTTGTTTCGCCAATTGAATTAATTCTTCTTCCTGACGTTCCAATGAGGTTTCCTGGGTTTCTTTATTTGTGCTAACACGACAATAAATAATTGCTTTCATATATATTACCTAACTAGTTTCCCGGAGCACTTGCTAGTTCCGTTGTGGAGGAAGAGTCTTCTCTACTGACAGGGATGATAATTTCTTCCCCAGGAAAGATTTGATCATTTACAATTTTGTTATGTTTTTTAACCCATCCTACAAATTCTTTATTCGTTAACGAATGCTGTGTAGAATATTGGTCAGAGATTTTCCATAAGGAATCCCCTTCAGAGATTGTTACCTTTATAAACTGATCCTCTTCATTTGAATGATACTGGAAGGATAGAATGATAGCAATTGAACAGCTTAACAGAATAAGAGTAATGGCATAGGAGTATTGGTTCCATAATTTTTTCATATGATTACACCTCTAATAGAATATATGTTCTCTTTTGTTATTTTTATTATAGTACGAACATTTGTTTGTTGTCAACTTCATTTTCGAACTTATGTTTGTATAAAAAAGGCGAACATGCTATAATAAAGACAACATTAACCAGGCGAGGTGCATTTTATGGTAAAAATATCAAAGCGGCAGCAGGATATCTTGGATTTCATTAAAGAAGAGGTCAAGAGTAAAGGTTATCCTCCTTCTGTTAGAGAAATCGGCGAAGCTGTTGGACTTGCATCCAGCTCTACTGTTCACGGTCACTTAGCAAGACTTGAAAGCAAAGGCCTTATTAGACGGGATCCTACAAAGCCAAGAGCCATTGAGATATTAGAAGCGGACGAAGCTGCACATATTCCGAGAAATAAAGTTGTCAACGTACCAGTAGTTGGGAAAGTTACTGCAGGCTTACCAATTACAGCGATCGAAAATGTTGAGGAGTACTTCCCGCTTCCAGAAAGCATGGCACCAGCTGATGAACATGTATTTATGCTAGAAATTATGGGTGAAAGTATGATAGAAGCAGGGATTCTTGACGGAGACTATGTCATTGTAAAACAACAGCCAACAGCTAATAATGGTGATATTGTTGTAGCCATGACAGAGGAAGACGAAGCAACTTGTAAAAGATTTTTTAAAGAAAAGGATTACATTCGTTTGCAGCCAGAAAATTCTACAATGGAACCTATTATTCTACGGAATGTCTCCATTTTAGGAAAAGTAATAGGTGTTTACCGTCATATCCATTAAAACAAAAGAGCTGTCACCAACTTGGTGCAGCTCTTTTTGTTCAATATATTGGGAAAAATTTCAATAAAATACATTATTATGTTTAATATATTGAAAATTCAGTATATTTACTCATGATATTAGTACAGTACTTTAATATAATAGTAATACACCAAGATTTACCTTAGGTCCAAAAAAATAAACGGCTTAAGGAGTGTGAGAAACAGTGTTATGGGACATTATTTTCTCTGTAACAATTGGTGGATTGGTTGGGGTTGTTGGACATGTTCGGAAACACGGTAAAATCATCATGCCCAGGAAAACAAAAAAGTTCATTTATCTGGGTTTTCTAGAAGAATTGCTTCTAGGCGCGGTCGCCTCTCTTCTCCTCGTTTTGTACACAGCACCAAATTCATTGGTAGAAATCATTATTTTTTCAATCATTGCTGGCATTGGCGGTGATACAGTCCTAAATAGATTTAAAGTGTTAAACCAAGAAGGTGAGAAATAACATCTTTATGATCTAGGATAATAAAAAACCTTAGCAGCCATTAAGGCGCTAAGGTTTTTTATTTTTAGTACATGCTCATGTACTGATCACGTTCCCATTGGTGAACGACTGTACGGAACATATCCCATTCAATTTCTTTTGCTTCTACAAAGTGTTCGAAGATGTGCTCTCCAAGACCAGATACAATTACTTCGTTAGACTTTAATTGATCTAGTGCTTGAGCTAGTGTTGCTGGAAGATCAATGATACCTTCTTCAATTCTTTCTTCCTTGCTCATAACATAGATGTTACGGTCTACTGGAGCTGGAGGAGTCAATTTATTTTTAATTCCGTCAAGACCAGCTTTTAGAAGCACGGCCATCGCTAGGTATGGGTTTGCAGCCGGGTCAACGCTACGTACTTCTACGCGAGTACTTAATCCACGTGATGCTGGAATACGAATTAATGGTGAACGGTTTCTTGCAGACCACGCTACATAACAAGGTGCTTCGTAGCCAGGAACAAGACGCTTATAAGAGTTTACAGTTGGATTAGTTACAGCTGTAAAGCTTGGTGCGTGCTTCAGGATACCCGCAATAAATTGACGAGCTGTATCGCTCATTTCTAGATCACCAGTTGGCTCGTAGAATGCATTTTGACCATTTGTAAATAATGATAAGTTCATGTGCATTCCTGATCCATTTACACCGAATAATGGCTTAGGCATGAAAGTCGCGTGTAAACCATGCTTACGTGCAATTGTTTTAACTACAAGCTTGAATGTTTGGATTTGGTCACATGCTGTTAATGCATCAGCATATTTAAAGTCGATTTCGTGTTGTCCTGGAGCTACTTCATGGTGTGATGCTTCGATTTCAAAGCCCATTTCTTCAAGCTCAAGAACGATATCACGACGGCAGTTTTCACCTAAATCTGTTGGAGCTAAGTCGAAATAGCCACCTTGGTCGTTTAATTCTAATGTTGGTTCACCATTTTGGTCTAATTTAAATAAGAAGAATTCTGGTTCTGGTCCTAGGTTGAAGTTAGTGAATCCTAACTCTTCCATTTCCTTTAATACTCTTCTTAAGTTATTTCGTGGGTCACCTTCGAAAGGTTTTCCTTCTGGAGTATAGATGTCACAGATTAAACGAGCTACTTTTCCTTTTTCAGCTGTCCAAGGGAAAACAACCCAAGTACTTAAATCTGGATAAAGCAACATATCAGATTCTTCAATACGTACAAAACCTTCGATAGATGAACCATCAAACATCATTTTGTTATCAAGTGCTTTTTCTAATTGGCTTATTGGAATCTCCACGTTTTTAATGGTTCCAAGAATATCCGTAAATTGAAGACGGATAAATTTCACGTTTTCTTCTTTTGCCAGTCGTTGAATATCTTCTCTTGAATACTTTGCCATTTTAATACCCCCAATTTTTTTAAAAAGAAATTAGTAGATTTTAATGGAAGAACCGAGACATATCGCCATGACGCAATGTGGATCGATTGTTTCTTCCTGAATGAATCATTTCGTTGCGGAGTAGCTTTCTAAGTTGGTCATCTGTAAGCTCTCGTTTAACTTTTTCAGTTTGCTTTTCTAGTGTTTCTGCTTGCTGCTGTTTAACCGCAAAGAGTTGTTTAATTCCCGCCATGTTGACTCCCTGATCAATTAGATCCTTGATTTCTAGAAGCCTATCAATATCGTTAAGGCTAAACAGACGCCTGTTTCCCTCGGTTCTTGCTGGAGAAATCAATTGGTGCTCTTCATAATAGCGGATTTGCCTAGCTGTAAGCTCCGTTAGCTGCATGACAGTTCCGATGGGAAACAGTGGCATGGAACGGCGAATTTCCTTTCCACTCACCAAATTTCTCCTCCCTTTTGTTATATCATATTGCTATTATATTTCGTGTTAGATTTATTGTCAATGATATGTAAGGTTTTCTTACATGGTTTTTTCAAAATGAAATAGGACAACTAACCGCTGTCCTATTTTCCCCTAATTTAATTCAATTAATCCTTTTTCAATTAAATGGTCAACGGCAAGACATACGGCCATCTTCACATGGGCATACGTTAATCCCCCTTGAACATATGCCACATATGGTGGTCTGATAGGGCCATCTGCTGTTAATTCTATACTAGCACCTTGGATAAATGTCCCCGCCGCCATAATGACATCATTCTCATATCCTGGCATATAGCTTGGGTACGGTGTTACATAAGAATTAATTGGTGAAGCAAATTGGATTGCCTGGCAGAAAGCAACCATTTTATCACGGTCGTCAAACTGAACAGATTGAATTAAGTCTGTCCTGTTTGCATTCCACTTCGGTGAAGAATTCATAC from Bacillus sp. SLBN-46 encodes:
- the lexA gene encoding transcriptional repressor LexA produces the protein MVKISKRQQDILDFIKEEVKSKGYPPSVREIGEAVGLASSSTVHGHLARLESKGLIRRDPTKPRAIEILEADEAAHIPRNKVVNVPVVGKVTAGLPITAIENVEEYFPLPESMAPADEHVFMLEIMGESMIEAGILDGDYVIVKQQPTANNGDIVVAMTEEDEATCKRFFKEKDYIRLQPENSTMEPIILRNVSILGKVIGVYRHIH
- a CDS encoding DUF4257 domain-containing protein is translated as MLWDIIFSVTIGGLVGVVGHVRKHGKIIMPRKTKKFIYLGFLEELLLGAVASLLLVLYTAPNSLVEIIIFSIIAGIGGDTVLNRFKVLNQEGEK
- a CDS encoding MerR family transcriptional regulator, which encodes MSGKEIRRSMPLFPIGTVMQLTELTARQIRYYEEHQLISPARTEGNRRLFSLNDIDRLLEIKDLIDQGVNMAGIKQLFAVKQQQAETLEKQTEKVKRELTDDQLRKLLRNEMIHSGRNNRSTLRHGDMSRFFH
- the glnA gene encoding type I glutamate--ammonia ligase, whose translation is MAKYSREDIQRLAKEENVKFIRLQFTDILGTIKNVEIPISQLEKALDNKMMFDGSSIEGFVRIEESDMLLYPDLSTWVVFPWTAEKGKVARLICDIYTPEGKPFEGDPRNNLRRVLKEMEELGFTNFNLGPEPEFFLFKLDQNGEPTLELNDQGGYFDLAPTDLGENCRRDIVLELEEMGFEIEASHHEVAPGQHEIDFKYADALTACDQIQTFKLVVKTIARKHGLHATFMPKPLFGVNGSGMHMNLSLFTNGQNAFYEPTGDLEMSDTARQFIAGILKHAPSFTAVTNPTVNSYKRLVPGYEAPCYVAWSARNRSPLIRIPASRGLSTRVEVRSVDPAANPYLAMAVLLKAGLDGIKNKLTPPAPVDRNIYVMSKEERIEEGIIDLPATLAQALDQLKSNEVIVSGLGEHIFEHFVEAKEIEWDMFRTVVHQWERDQYMSMY
- a CDS encoding LysM peptidoglycan-binding domain-containing protein, with protein sequence MKKLWNQYSYAITLILLSCSIAIILSFQYHSNEEDQFIKVTISEGDSLWKISDQYSTQHSLTNKEFVGWVKKHNKIVNDQIFPGEEIIIPVSREDSSSTTELASAPGN